Proteins co-encoded in one Candidatus Nitrosacidococcus tergens genomic window:
- the lepA gene encoding translation elongation factor 4 — protein MKNIRNFSIIAHIDHGKSTIADRFIQICHGLAEREMAEQVLDSMDLERERGITIKAHSVSLQYEMEGNVYDLNFIDTPGHVDFSYEVSRSLAACEGALLVVDASQGVEAQSVANCYTAIEQGLEVVPVLNKIDLPSAEPDRVCQEIEEIIGIDATDALQVSAKTGLGIDALLAVLIRKIPPPQGNPLAPLRALIIDSWFDNYLGVVSLIRIVDGCIYPKDKIIILSTGQQYQVEKIGIFTPKPREITQLSAGGVGYIIAGIKEIDGAPVGDTITNAGQVGIKPLPGFKSVKPQVFSGLFPISSDSYEDLRESLAKLRLNDAALFYEPETSQALGFGFRCGFLGMLHMEIIQERLEREYNVDLITTAPTVVYEVLTSKGNILRIDNPALLPESGSIAEIREPIIQADILVSQQYVGAVISLCEEKRGLQKQLQYLGNQISLCYELPLSEAVLDFFERLKSVSSGYASLDYHFLRFQAANLVKLDLLINNERVDALSLIVHKDQAHHRGRELAEKMKELIPRQLFDIAIQAAIGAHIISRTTVKALRKNVTAKCYGGDITRKRKLLEKQKAGKKRMKQIGSIEIPQEAFLAVLNVGKKTVK, from the coding sequence ATGAAAAATATTCGTAACTTTTCCATTATTGCTCATATTGACCATGGTAAATCTACAATTGCAGATCGATTTATTCAGATCTGCCACGGATTGGCGGAACGGGAAATGGCAGAGCAAGTACTTGACTCTATGGATTTAGAAAGGGAGCGAGGAATTACTATTAAAGCCCATAGTGTATCCTTGCAGTATGAAATGGAAGGGAATGTTTATGACCTGAATTTTATTGATACCCCAGGACATGTAGATTTCTCGTATGAAGTATCTAGATCATTGGCTGCTTGTGAAGGGGCTTTATTAGTTGTAGATGCTTCTCAAGGAGTTGAAGCTCAAAGCGTTGCAAATTGTTATACTGCGATAGAACAAGGTTTAGAAGTTGTTCCTGTATTAAATAAAATTGATCTACCTTCTGCTGAACCTGATCGAGTTTGCCAAGAAATTGAAGAAATTATTGGTATTGATGCTACCGATGCATTACAAGTAAGTGCAAAAACAGGATTAGGGATAGATGCACTTTTAGCAGTACTTATTCGTAAAATTCCCCCTCCCCAAGGTAATCCTTTAGCTCCTTTGCGAGCATTAATTATTGATTCTTGGTTTGATAACTATTTAGGCGTTGTTTCTCTAATTCGAATTGTAGATGGATGTATTTATCCTAAAGACAAAATCATAATTTTATCGACTGGACAGCAGTATCAAGTAGAAAAAATAGGTATTTTTACACCTAAACCTAGAGAAATTACTCAGCTTTCAGCAGGAGGGGTTGGCTATATTATTGCGGGAATTAAAGAAATAGATGGTGCTCCAGTGGGAGATACCATAACTAATGCTGGACAAGTTGGAATTAAGCCATTACCAGGGTTTAAATCTGTAAAACCCCAAGTTTTTTCTGGATTATTTCCTATTAGTTCTGATTCTTATGAGGATTTAAGAGAATCTCTTGCCAAACTTCGTCTTAATGATGCAGCATTATTTTACGAGCCCGAAACCTCTCAAGCGCTAGGTTTTGGGTTTCGCTGTGGATTCCTAGGGATGCTCCATATGGAAATTATCCAAGAGCGGTTGGAGCGAGAATACAATGTAGATTTAATTACTACTGCTCCTACGGTAGTTTATGAAGTACTGACCAGTAAAGGTAATATTTTGCGAATTGATAATCCAGCATTACTGCCTGAGTCTGGATCTATTGCAGAAATAAGAGAACCTATTATACAAGCTGATATTTTAGTATCTCAACAATATGTCGGTGCGGTAATTAGTCTTTGTGAAGAAAAAAGAGGGTTACAAAAGCAGCTTCAATATTTAGGAAACCAAATTTCCCTTTGTTATGAATTGCCTTTAAGTGAAGCAGTACTTGATTTTTTTGAGCGACTTAAATCTGTAAGTAGTGGTTATGCCTCTCTTGATTATCACTTTCTGCGATTTCAAGCAGCAAATTTGGTAAAATTAGATTTACTCATTAATAATGAGCGTGTCGATGCACTTTCTTTAATTGTGCATAAAGATCAAGCTCATCACAGAGGAAGAGAGCTTGCAGAAAAAATGAAAGAACTGATTCCAAGGCAGCTCTTTGATATAGCTATTCAGGCAGCTATTGGTGCCCACATTATTTCCCGCACTACAGTAAAAGCACTACGAAAAAATGTAACAGCTAAGTGTTATGGTGGAGATATTACTCGTAAACGTAAATTGTTAGAAAAACAAAAAGCAGGAAAGAAGCGTATGAAACAAATTGGATCTATAGAAATCCCTCAAGAAGCATTTCTTGCAGTGTTAAATGTAGGGAAAAAAACTGTCAAATAA
- a CDS encoding DegQ family serine endoprotease, with translation MKFFFNKQQIFFSILLLISSTTYKVEAQVQNLPDFTKLVEQNGPAVVNISTTQKVSRKNAGLPHGFPPVPKGSPFEDFFHHFFGNPNEQESPEQFETHSLGSGFVISSDGYIITNYHVIRDADAIIVRFSDRRELEAKVVGSDARSDLGLLKVEAGNLPTLKYGDSNQLKVGEWVLAIGSPFGFDYSATAGIVSAVGRSLPEESYIPFIQTDVAINPGNSGGPLFNLAGEVIGINSQIYSRTGGFMGLSFAIPIDVAMRAVEQLKENGQVTRGWLGVIIQDVTQELAESFGLEKPQGALVAKILPDSPAAKAGVKLGDIILSFNNKPISRSSSLPPLVGQTKIGDPVSMDILREGKQKNIKIKVGKLPEEEELQKTVGKHGQVTEKRLAIEVSDLTGEQKAYLNLSTGVQVTEVKEGPALDAGIQNGDIILKINSVEISDIKQFQEIAKKLPSGKKVPVLIQRGENTSIFIALKVPN, from the coding sequence ATGAAGTTTTTTTTTAATAAGCAACAGATATTTTTTTCGATATTACTATTAATCAGTAGCACTACTTATAAGGTAGAGGCACAAGTACAAAATTTACCAGATTTTACAAAGCTAGTTGAGCAGAATGGACCAGCAGTGGTTAATATTAGCACTACCCAAAAAGTTTCAAGAAAAAATGCTGGATTACCTCATGGCTTTCCCCCAGTTCCAAAGGGTAGTCCTTTTGAGGATTTTTTCCATCACTTTTTTGGTAATCCAAATGAGCAAGAAAGCCCCGAGCAATTTGAAACTCATTCTCTAGGATCTGGATTTGTTATTTCCTCTGATGGATATATCATTACTAATTATCATGTTATTCGTGATGCAGATGCGATTATTGTACGTTTCAGTGACCGTAGAGAACTGGAAGCTAAGGTAGTAGGTAGCGATGCTCGTAGTGATCTTGGTCTATTAAAAGTTGAGGCAGGAAATTTGCCTACTTTAAAATATGGAGATTCAAATCAACTTAAAGTAGGAGAATGGGTACTTGCTATAGGATCTCCTTTTGGGTTTGATTATTCAGCTACCGCAGGTATTGTTAGTGCAGTAGGTAGAAGTTTGCCTGAAGAGAGTTACATTCCTTTTATTCAAACAGACGTAGCGATTAACCCTGGTAATTCAGGAGGACCTCTATTTAATCTAGCTGGAGAAGTGATAGGGATTAATTCTCAAATTTATAGCCGTACGGGTGGGTTTATGGGGTTATCCTTTGCTATACCCATCGATGTAGCTATGCGTGCTGTTGAGCAACTTAAAGAGAATGGTCAAGTGACACGAGGCTGGCTTGGGGTTATTATTCAAGATGTTACTCAAGAACTTGCAGAGTCCTTTGGGTTAGAAAAACCGCAAGGAGCTTTAGTTGCTAAAATACTTCCTGATAGTCCTGCTGCAAAAGCAGGGGTTAAGCTTGGCGATATTATCCTAAGTTTTAATAATAAACCCATTTCACGCTCATCATCCTTACCCCCATTAGTAGGGCAAACAAAGATTGGCGATCCTGTCAGTATGGATATCTTACGGGAAGGTAAGCAGAAAAATATTAAAATTAAAGTGGGGAAATTGCCTGAGGAAGAGGAACTACAAAAAACGGTAGGTAAACATGGTCAAGTGACTGAAAAACGCCTTGCTATTGAAGTATCTGATTTAACCGGTGAGCAAAAAGCTTATTTAAATTTAAGCACTGGCGTACAAGTTACTGAGGTAAAAGAAGGACCTGCTTTAGATGCTGGAATTCAAAATGGTGATATTATCCTCAAAATTAATAGTGTAGAAATAAGCGATATTAAACAATTTCAGGAAATAGCTAAGAAACTGCCTTCAGGTAAAAAAGTACCGGTGTTGATACAGCGGGGTGAGAATACTTCGATATTTATTGCACTTAAAGTACCAAATTAA
- a CDS encoding MucB/RseB C-terminal domain-containing protein yields the protein MKITSNRYFKLLTIIVVIAPYSIAVADSSTSNSALSLINQMEYASTHLNYKGVFVYLRNDQLKAIHVVHKVDKYGEYERLTSLNGPPREIIRDKESITHIFPNRKENIEGDFHSGNNFLRNFSKKLKDISKYYQFSIGKKNRVAGRETQEIIVIPSDPYRYGYHLWVDPNTGLLLKSIMIGEDNRPLEQVMFISLSLPTQISQQELLPTIVGKRVSQKREDKSIKSDLESQEESHWKIDWLPLGFTLVAYGKHLLPNSQIPVEHLAYSDGLGSVSVFIESAIDNHQSHLHGFSTLGAINAYGTTLSKHYLTVVGDIPHAAVEKIGKSIRYIN from the coding sequence ATGAAGATCACCAGTAACAGATATTTTAAACTGCTCACTATTATTGTGGTGATTGCTCCATATTCAATAGCCGTTGCAGATTCTAGTACTTCTAATTCTGCATTGTCCTTGATTAATCAAATGGAATACGCATCAACCCATCTAAATTATAAAGGGGTTTTTGTTTATTTACGCAATGATCAACTAAAAGCCATTCATGTTGTTCATAAAGTGGATAAATATGGAGAATATGAGCGGTTAACTTCCTTGAATGGCCCTCCTAGAGAAATCATTCGAGATAAGGAATCTATCACCCATATCTTTCCTAATAGAAAAGAAAATATTGAGGGGGATTTCCATAGTGGGAATAATTTCTTAAGGAATTTTTCGAAAAAACTAAAAGATATATCTAAATACTATCAATTTTCTATAGGAAAAAAAAACAGAGTAGCTGGCAGAGAAACACAAGAAATTATTGTAATTCCTAGCGATCCTTACCGTTATGGATATCACCTTTGGGTTGATCCAAATACAGGCTTATTACTTAAGAGTATTATGATAGGAGAAGACAATCGCCCCCTTGAGCAGGTTATGTTTATCTCTTTATCATTGCCTACTCAAATCTCTCAGCAAGAGTTATTACCTACAATTGTAGGAAAGAGGGTTTCCCAGAAAAGAGAAGATAAATCTATAAAATCCGATCTAGAAAGTCAGGAAGAGAGTCATTGGAAGATAGACTGGTTACCTCTAGGATTTACCCTAGTTGCCTATGGGAAACACCTATTACCCAATAGTCAGATACCAGTAGAGCACTTGGCTTATTCAGATGGATTGGGATCTGTTTCTGTATTTATCGAAAGTGCGATTGATAACCATCAAAGTCACTTACATGGTTTTTCAACCTTAGGAGCTATTAATGCCTATGGCACTACCTTATCAAAACATTATCTTACTGTGGTAGGGGATATTCCCCACGCAGCTGTAGAGAAAATTGGTAAATCTATTCGTTATATTAATTAG
- a CDS encoding sigma-E factor negative regulatory protein, which translates to MSNCINEQLSALMDGELPVEELDLVLLSFKNDNLVRNHWQHYHFIRDSMQRNLSNDPSLDLSIRISEALESEPTFFIPVQEDKQKYKQSTLFGKLNLKQISSLGLAVAASLSVITFGLHTLLNQSILLKTESIDLAAQSISNLNTSPTISVNNTRWTAPDPEVKQQLNTYLVNHTEYIDTSGILGYGRIVSYEDHQ; encoded by the coding sequence ATGAGCAATTGCATTAATGAACAATTATCAGCACTTATGGATGGAGAGCTTCCAGTAGAAGAATTGGATTTGGTGTTGTTATCATTTAAAAATGATAACCTAGTTCGTAATCACTGGCAGCACTATCATTTTATTAGGGATTCTATGCAAAGGAATTTATCAAACGATCCTTCTCTTGATCTTTCTATAAGAATTTCTGAAGCTTTAGAATCTGAACCTACTTTTTTCATTCCAGTTCAGGAAGATAAACAAAAATATAAGCAATCTACTTTATTTGGAAAGTTAAACTTAAAACAAATTTCCTCATTAGGATTAGCCGTTGCAGCCTCACTCAGTGTAATCACATTCGGATTACATACCTTGTTGAATCAATCGATTTTACTAAAAACAGAATCAATTGATTTAGCAGCACAGAGTATATCAAATCTTAATACGAGCCCTACTATTAGTGTGAATAATACTCGCTGGACAGCTCCCGATCCTGAGGTAAAACAGCAACTAAACACTTATTTGGTGAACCATACTGAGTATATTGATACATCGGGTATACTTGGTTATGGGCGAATTGTTTCTTATGAAGATCACCAGTAA
- the rpoE gene encoding RNA polymerase sigma factor RpoE yields the protein MSERQVDYDLVQRVQRGDKKAFDMLVLKYQQKILRLISHYIRDSGDALDIAQETFIKAYRALPRFRGESAFYTWLYRIAINTAKNYLIVQNRYPLENDTDIKDYVAETYLKDQATPEHLLIRDEIAQTIDKTINELPDELRTAIILRELEGLGYAEIAEVMDCPIGTVRSRIFRAREAIDEKINPFLAHFT from the coding sequence ATGAGCGAGAGACAAGTTGATTATGATCTAGTTCAGCGTGTTCAGCGTGGAGATAAAAAAGCATTTGATATGCTGGTTTTAAAATATCAACAAAAAATATTAAGGCTTATTTCCCATTATATACGTGATTCAGGGGATGCATTAGATATAGCACAGGAAACTTTTATCAAAGCCTATAGGGCTCTACCTCGCTTTCGAGGTGAAAGTGCATTTTATACTTGGCTATATCGTATCGCAATTAATACTGCCAAAAATTACTTAATTGTACAAAATCGGTATCCCCTTGAAAATGATACAGATATTAAAGATTATGTTGCTGAAACATACTTAAAGGATCAGGCTACTCCGGAGCATTTATTAATCCGAGATGAAATTGCACAAACAATAGATAAAACAATTAATGAGTTACCAGATGAACTACGCACGGCAATTATTTTGCGTGAGCTAGAGGGTTTAGGTTATGCTGAAATTGCTGAAGTTATGGATTGTCCCATTGGTACTGTGCGTTCTAGAATTTTCCGAGCAAGGGAGGCAATTGATGAAAAAATTAATCCTTTTTTAGCACATTTTACCTAG
- the nadB gene encoding L-aspartate oxidase, protein MIRNYDVLVIGSGSAGLTLALHLESKLKIAVLAKRNLEEGASLYAQGGISVVLDKKDSIQSHIEDTTRTGVGLCYQETVQFTVEQAKSAIDWLIQEGTIFTRDKSTKTHYHLTQEGGHSHRRVIHAADATGWVVETKLAELVKQRPNIELFENHIAIDLLTQHRLGSYAKNNQCLGAYVFNTTTNKVDTFSARYVVIATGGAGKAYLYTSNPDVCTGDGIAMGWRAGCRVANMEFIQFHPTCLYHPNAKSFLITEALRGEGGQLLLPDGHSFMHLFDERKELAPRDIVARAIDHQMKRLGIDHVYLSISHKPESFIRQNFPTIYTRCLEFGIDITKDPIPVVPAAHYTCGGLMTNLYGQTDLPNLYAIGETAHTGLHGANRMASNSLLECLVFARSAASHINRNIIHMPQPENLPLWDESQVIDSEEEVVVAHNWDELRRFMWDYVGIVRTVKRLERAKHRIDLLMREISDYYSNFCITHDLIELRNLATVADLIILSALDRKESRGLHYILDYPNQAKVAKDTILIPKDYYATHYSRNE, encoded by the coding sequence ATGATTCGTAATTATGATGTATTAGTTATTGGAAGCGGTTCCGCAGGGTTAACCCTTGCTCTTCACTTAGAATCAAAGCTCAAAATAGCTGTTTTAGCAAAACGTAATCTTGAAGAAGGTGCTAGTCTCTATGCTCAAGGAGGTATTTCGGTAGTTTTAGATAAAAAAGATTCTATCCAATCTCACATAGAAGACACTACACGTACAGGGGTTGGACTATGTTATCAAGAAACAGTTCAGTTTACAGTAGAACAAGCTAAAAGTGCAATTGATTGGCTCATTCAAGAAGGTACTATATTTACTCGAGATAAAAGTACTAAAACTCACTACCATCTAACTCAAGAGGGAGGCCATAGTCATCGCCGAGTAATTCATGCTGCAGACGCTACTGGATGGGTAGTAGAGACTAAGCTAGCAGAACTTGTAAAGCAACGTCCAAATATTGAACTTTTTGAGAACCATATTGCGATTGATTTACTCACTCAGCATAGATTAGGTAGTTATGCTAAAAATAATCAATGTTTAGGGGCTTATGTTTTTAATACTACTACAAACAAGGTAGATACTTTTAGTGCACGTTATGTAGTTATTGCTACAGGTGGTGCAGGAAAAGCCTATTTATATACCAGTAATCCTGATGTATGCACTGGAGATGGGATAGCTATGGGTTGGCGTGCTGGATGTAGAGTAGCCAATATGGAATTTATCCAATTTCACCCCACTTGTCTTTACCATCCTAACGCTAAATCATTTCTGATTACTGAAGCCTTGAGGGGAGAAGGAGGACAGTTACTATTACCTGATGGTCATTCATTTATGCATCTTTTTGATGAACGTAAAGAACTAGCACCTCGAGATATTGTCGCTCGTGCTATTGATCATCAAATGAAACGATTGGGTATTGATCATGTTTATTTGAGTATTAGCCATAAACCTGAATCTTTTATTCGCCAAAACTTTCCAACTATCTATACTCGTTGTTTAGAGTTTGGAATCGACATTACTAAAGATCCTATCCCTGTAGTACCCGCTGCTCATTATACTTGTGGTGGATTAATGACAAATCTTTATGGTCAAACTGATCTTCCAAATCTCTATGCGATTGGAGAGACAGCACACACAGGGCTTCACGGAGCAAATCGGATGGCAAGCAATTCTTTGTTAGAGTGCCTTGTGTTTGCTAGATCTGCTGCAAGCCATATAAATCGGAATATTATTCACATGCCTCAGCCCGAAAATTTGCCTCTTTGGGATGAAAGTCAAGTTATTGACTCAGAAGAGGAAGTTGTTGTTGCCCATAATTGGGATGAACTACGTCGTTTTATGTGGGATTATGTAGGTATAGTACGGACTGTAAAGCGGCTTGAAAGAGCAAAGCACCGTATTGATTTATTAATGCGAGAAATATCTGATTACTATAGTAATTTTTGTATTACTCATGACTTAATTGAACTTAGAAATTTAGCTACCGTAGCTGATTTAATTATTCTCTCAGCGTTAGATCGAAAAGAAAGTCGAGGCTTGCACTATATTTTAGACTACCCTAATCAAGCTAAGGTAGCTAAAGATACTATCCTTATTCCAAAAGATTATTATGCTACGCACTATTCTAGAAATGAGTAA
- a CDS encoding protein YgfX, whose translation MYATPLYLNLSPSKILELYLVFIHSIALAALSFLDFSWQLHIVILILIGVSLFKSIKRYAFLSYLDSITQLIWEQKDTWCLVQKNGISYTGELLANSFISTYLVILNFKTASSWQPIYVILLKDNVNQTSFRKLRVRLWLTHF comes from the coding sequence GTGTATGCAACACCTCTATACCTTAATTTATCCCCTTCCAAAATTCTAGAGCTTTACTTAGTTTTTATACATAGTATTGCATTAGCTGCTTTAAGTTTCTTAGATTTTTCTTGGCAGCTGCACATAGTTATCCTTATTCTTATAGGGGTAAGTTTATTTAAGAGTATTAAAAGATACGCTTTTCTTTCCTATCTCGATTCGATTACTCAGCTTATTTGGGAACAGAAAGATACTTGGTGTTTAGTTCAAAAAAATGGAATAAGCTATACTGGTGAGTTATTAGCTAATAGCTTTATCAGTACATATTTAGTAATTCTGAATTTTAAGACAGCTTCTAGCTGGCAACCTATTTATGTTATTTTACTTAAGGATAATGTGAATCAAACCTCTTTTAGAAAGTTACGAGTACGTTTATGGCTTACTCATTTCTAG
- a CDS encoding HU family DNA-binding protein: MKKTILLLSLVILVSTSAHAIGEKELATRIAKQTEIEQNQVESIIAAFKDQIVTSLKEGEEVRLSSLGKFYAKHMDARKARNPRTGEQIQVPAKSYLRFKAFPSGSDQIN, from the coding sequence ATGAAAAAAACCATTTTACTTTTATCGCTAGTGATCTTAGTCTCTACATCAGCTCATGCAATTGGAGAGAAAGAGCTCGCAACTCGTATCGCAAAGCAGACAGAGATTGAACAAAATCAAGTAGAGAGTATTATTGCTGCCTTCAAAGATCAGATCGTTACTAGTCTAAAAGAGGGAGAAGAGGTTCGGCTTAGTAGTTTAGGTAAATTTTACGCTAAACATATGGATGCAAGAAAAGCAAGAAATCCTAGAACAGGTGAACAGATTCAAGTACCTGCTAAAAGCTATCTACGCTTTAAAGCTTTTCCTTCAGGAAGTGATCAAATAAATTGA
- a CDS encoding MraY family glycosyltransferase: protein MVFFLIELLLLLFLLSWVLVGRFRYYALTKKWVDIPNARSSHSLPTPRGGGVVFAGLWLVIALLIWVTGIGIPIQHLVLLPGAILVVVVGFGDDCCDIQPIWRFLVHVTAAFITIYGLILYSNQSAHFSYIGLGLFGLVIVWSINLFNFMDGINGLAGIEACFIFMAGSYWLWQSGAKDLAFLAWVLTTVILGFLLWNFPTARIFMGDGGSGFLGFLIAGFALVGKFCFNIPLLLWVIIYSIFWFDTTLTLIRRFLAGDSWYKAHRSHAYQRLHQAGWSHSRIVAAISGVNILLVLISFWINIYQDMMLWGFIAVLVLLTVLYLGVEKINPMYP, encoded by the coding sequence ATGGTGTTTTTCTTAATAGAATTATTACTCCTATTATTTCTTTTATCTTGGGTTCTGGTAGGACGTTTTCGCTACTATGCACTTACTAAAAAATGGGTAGATATTCCTAACGCAAGATCTTCCCATAGCTTACCTACTCCTAGAGGGGGAGGAGTTGTATTTGCTGGGCTATGGTTGGTTATAGCTTTACTTATTTGGGTTACGGGTATAGGTATACCCATACAACACTTAGTTTTACTCCCAGGTGCAATTTTAGTGGTTGTGGTTGGATTTGGAGACGACTGCTGTGATATTCAACCTATCTGGCGATTTTTAGTACATGTTACTGCTGCTTTCATAACCATATATGGATTAATTTTATATTCTAACCAATCAGCACATTTTAGCTACATTGGGTTAGGGTTATTTGGATTAGTAATTGTCTGGTCTATTAACCTCTTTAACTTTATGGATGGTATTAATGGTCTTGCCGGAATAGAGGCTTGTTTTATCTTTATGGCAGGAAGCTACTGGCTGTGGCAATCCGGAGCAAAAGATCTAGCCTTTCTTGCTTGGGTATTAACTACAGTGATTTTAGGATTTTTACTATGGAATTTCCCTACTGCTCGTATATTTATGGGAGATGGGGGAAGTGGCTTTTTAGGGTTTCTCATTGCAGGTTTTGCACTTGTAGGAAAATTTTGCTTTAATATCCCTTTGTTATTATGGGTGATTATTTATAGCATATTTTGGTTTGATACAACTCTTACTTTAATACGCCGATTTTTAGCAGGAGATAGTTGGTATAAGGCACATCGCTCCCATGCTTATCAGCGGTTGCACCAAGCAGGATGGTCTCATTCAAGAATTGTTGCTGCAATTAGTGGTGTTAATATTTTACTTGTATTAATTAGTTTTTGGATAAATATCTACCAAGATATGATGTTATGGGGGTTTATAGCAGTGCTTGTATTACTTACTGTTTTATATTTAGGAGTTGAAAAGATAAATCCTATGTATCCATAA
- the cysC gene encoding adenylyl-sulfate kinase, whose protein sequence is MNIPTKNIVWHQSTVTRTHREQINKHKSATLWFTGLSGAGKSTLAHAVEAQLAELQCRTFVLDGDNVRHGLCADLGFSKTERTENIRRISEMCKLFIESGIIILTAFISPFHEDRQRARNLMGDDFLEIYCQAPLAICEQRDVKGLYRRARAGEIPDFTGISSPYEIPNNPELIVNTYTQSIENSAHQVINLLRSRAIIPNL, encoded by the coding sequence ATGAATATACCAACCAAAAATATTGTTTGGCACCAATCTACCGTAACACGTACTCATAGAGAACAAATCAATAAGCATAAAAGTGCTACCTTATGGTTCACAGGTCTGTCTGGAGCTGGAAAATCTACCTTAGCCCATGCTGTTGAAGCTCAACTTGCTGAATTACAATGCCGTACTTTTGTTCTGGATGGAGATAATGTACGCCACGGTCTTTGTGCAGATTTAGGATTTTCAAAAACAGAACGCACTGAAAATATTCGACGTATTAGCGAAATGTGTAAGTTATTTATAGAATCAGGAATAATTATACTTACTGCTTTTATTTCTCCATTTCATGAAGATCGACAAAGGGCAAGAAATTTAATGGGAGATGATTTTCTAGAGATTTATTGTCAAGCCCCTCTTGCTATTTGTGAACAACGGGATGTTAAAGGCCTTTATCGGCGAGCTCGAGCTGGAGAAATTCCAGATTTTACGGGTATTTCTTCTCCTTATGAAATACCAAATAACCCTGAACTAATAGTCAATACCTATACTCAGAGCATAGAAAATAGTGCGCACCAAGTGATTAATCTATTAAGATCTAGAGCAATTATTCCTAACCTATAG